The Streptococcus sanguinis genome contains the following window.
AATCAGCTGTCTGAAAGCAATCGGATTCTTCCGGGGGGCTACATTTACCTATCTGATCTGCTCAGTACTCCATCCATTTTGAAGAATATCGGACGGATCATTGCCAAAAGTTTTAAGGATCAACAGATTGATGCTGTCATGACGGTTGCGACTAAGGGAGTTCCTTTGGCCAATGCCGTAGCCAATGTTCTCAATGTGCCTTTTGTCATCGTTCGTCGGGATTTAAAGATTACAGAAGGATCAACGGTCAGTGTCAACTACGTATCGGGCTCCAGCGGAGATCGTATTGAAAAGATGTTCTTGTCCAAGCGCAGTCTCAAGGCTGGCAGTCGCGTCTTGATTGTAGATGACTTCCTCAAAGGCGGGGGGACCATTACAGGGATGATTAGTCTCTTATCTGAGTTCGACTCTGAGCTGGCAGGTGTAGCGGTCTTTGCGGACAACGCTCAGGCCAACCGGGATTATCTGGACTATAAATCGCTCTTGAAAGTAACCAATATTGATGTCAAGGCGAATACCATTGATGTGGAAATTGGAAATATATTTGATTAGGGAAAAGGGCGGAGATTATAGATGAAAACAGTTTTAGAAAAGTTTGACCACAGTCCGCTGTGGATTCGTTTAGGAGTATTGTCGATTTTATTTGGGATTCTGATTACAGGCATGATTTTGGTGCAGGGACAGTCTAATTCCAATAAGAATTCAGTTAGTTCTGCTGCCAGCATCGCATCAAGCAGCTCTTCCTTACAGCTATCTTCTGCTCAAAAAGAAGCACAGGAAAAAGAAATTCAGGAAGAGGAGCAAGCAGTTCAGGCTGCAGAAGAAGCGGTTAAGCAGCTTGAAACCATGCAAACATTGGAAGATTTGCAGCTAGCTAAGACTGCAGCAGAGAAAGTCAAGGATGCAGCAACGAAGGCTAGATTCCAAAGCCGTATTCAGGCAATAGCTGTCCTGATTGACCCAGAAGGGGCTCAGGCTGGTGTTTATGAAAATCCAGCTGCTGCATCAGAAGAAGCAGTGGCTCAGCCGCAGCAGTAACCTAGTGCTAATCTCAGAGGCAGAGATAAGCTTAAAATAGAAAAAATGTATTGACACAAAAGTATCGTCGTGCTATAATGATAGACGGTACTTTTTACTTTTGGTCTCTCAAAAGTGTACAGAGACGTGCTGACAAATGTTGCAAAAGTACACGCAGATGGTAGCTGTCACCAAGTGTATCATCACCAAAATTAAAAAAATACAGGAGAATGTAGATGCCTACAATTAACCAATTGGTTCGCAAACCGCGTAAATCAAAAGTAGAAAAATCTAAATCACCAGCTTTGAACATTGGTTACAACAGCCATAAAAAAGTTCAAACAAACGTATCTTCACCACAAAAACGTGGAGTTGCAACCCGTGTCGGAACTATGACACCTAAGAAACCGAACTCTGCCCTTCGTAAGTTTGCCCGTGTACGTCTGAGCAACCTGATTGAAGTTACAGCTTACATCCCAGGTATCGGACACAACCTGCAAGAGCACAGTGTGGTGCTTCTTCGTGGTGGACGTGTAAAAGACCTTCCAGGGGTACGTTATCATATCGTCCGCGGTGCACTTGATACAGCAGGTGTTACTGATCGTAAACAAGGCCGTTCTAAATACGGTACTAAAAAACCAAAAGCATAAGGAAAGGGGAGAAAGATAAATGAGTCGTAAAAACCAAGCGCCTAAGCGCGAAGTATTGCCAGATCCGCTTTACAATTCAAAATTAGTTACTCGTCTTATCAACCGCGTTATGCTTGATGGTAAGCGTGGTACAGCGGCTTCTATCGTTTACGGAGCTTTTGACCAAATCAAAGAAGCAACTGGAAACGATGCGCTGGAAGTATTTGAAACAGCTATGGAAAACATCATGCCTGTACTTGAAGTTCGTGCTCGCCGTGTCGGTGGTTCAAACTACCAAGTTCCGGTTGAAGTTCGTCCAGAACGCCGTACAACACTTGGACTTCGCTGGTTGGTAACTATTGCTCGTCAACGTGGTGAGCACACAATGGTTGACCGCCTTGCAAAAGAAATCTTGGATGCATCTAACAACACTGGTGCAGCTGTTAAGAAACGTGAAGACACTCACCGTATGGCAGAAGCTAACCGTGCCTTCGCACACTTCCGTTGGTAGTATAGGATGCGAAAGCGTTAAGAGAGTCCCAGAG
Protein-coding sequences here:
- the purR gene encoding pur operon repressor, producing MNKITLIGEKMKLRRSERMVVISNYLINHPYELTSLNTFAEKYESAKSSISEDIVIIKRAFEEIEIGTIETITGAGGGVIFSPSISDAEAKTIVQGLCNQLSESNRILPGGYIYLSDLLSTPSILKNIGRIIAKSFKDQQIDAVMTVATKGVPLANAVANVLNVPFVIVRRDLKITEGSTVSVNYVSGSSGDRIEKMFLSKRSLKAGSRVLIVDDFLKGGGTITGMISLLSEFDSELAGVAVFADNAQANRDYLDYKSLLKVTNIDVKANTIDVEIGNIFD
- a CDS encoding D-fructose-6-phosphate amidotransferase yields the protein MLQKYTQMVAVTKCIITKIKKIQENVDAYN
- a CDS encoding 30S ribosomal protein S12 → MPTINQLVRKPRKSKVEKSKSPALNIGYNSHKKVQTNVSSPQKRGVATRVGTMTPKKPNSALRKFARVRLSNLIEVTAYIPGIGHNLQEHSVVLLRGGRVKDLPGVRYHIVRGALDTAGVTDRKQGRSKYGTKKPKA
- the rpsG gene encoding 30S ribosomal protein S7 — protein: MSRKNQAPKREVLPDPLYNSKLVTRLINRVMLDGKRGTAASIVYGAFDQIKEATGNDALEVFETAMENIMPVLEVRARRVGGSNYQVPVEVRPERRTTLGLRWLVTIARQRGEHTMVDRLAKEILDASNNTGAAVKKREDTHRMAEANRAFAHFRW